The following proteins are co-located in the Triticum aestivum cultivar Chinese Spring chromosome 1A, IWGSC CS RefSeq v2.1, whole genome shotgun sequence genome:
- the LOC123071181 gene encoding uncharacterized protein isoform X3 translates to MIGDDDHPATPPPPPSPSLGRRLLGSIRALSSAIALPTTPAAAASSSSSPSPSLGLSLLLHLKPDLHLHLHDPPPPPPSTPASASASASRLHQDQDQDQDHHHHHHHHDHVPRAKRALHLPQPPTPSPSRPPSAAAAVEHHQDQDQVQEEPCGGLLDEAALHLHLHLHLHQDQDQEGLNLLEQHKDDAAAKDDHEEEVEQGDATIDDDNAVKHHHHEVVEQSVIHDAVALAVALDDDQDKKPLIEQCTSTTSSSCQQLTTAMENDDDALVQVQDATHPRDQDIAAEGQETPEAHQLGSTENADALVQVQEEGATAVDDHDKAVDQCITYDDLGTTMEDDVAKDDQEVAEQGVIDQGYAPMDGDNSVKHHEVLLLSAAQGTRPTTHDIAAAEDQGKNVEQCTTYDDLGTTMENDVAKDDQQVVEQGVIDQGDAAIDDDNDVKHHEVLLLVAVEGTRATTDHIAAVEDQGKSVEQCTTYYDLGTTMKSDDDVDDNATVEEQEVLEEQGVVDLTMDDDDSVQDHKVLQQGIIDGTDDIAVEKQEKVLEQCSRATKDEYTVKEKEMVVEQGVIDPRYMDLATEDQVKLSIVDDQGTVPMDDIVVKDHDKAVAQYASDAIVTIKDESPVEEHDTVGNQGVIDKNGRTKDDIDVEGHGYLKEQVIVDNWGTSSDATALEGQKNEAEPRIGDAQIAGKDMDGVHAEGNMMGQRTGDKQGATQSDFTVDKHKDVVERVRHEWGAPEDDRAIDTAAYQGTGDWGIVSEEKVKLPEDDRAMDTAAYQGTGDWGTASKEKYKLPARRYPQKPRKLNCPSYMSKGTCTYGPSCHFNHPPQLKSRSDESWRPSERRNHGAAEILELNRLGLPIREGARNCDYYMRTGACRYGKNCHFNHPDHVIDAQFNPPTGWEDNALQQMEKSSDRTLDETSHMKKSSDDATLDNRSHMKKSSDDATFNDRSHLKKPSDGATLDDRSHLKKPSDGAIVDDTSYSKKSSDHDNSCSSGVLPPSIFRMLLPPQKVLPGTEGKAKKKSGWSSDDSDGCCSADSSDGPLCKQGGHVDYPERPGRPEYHHPKQSKDKEEVNYPERPGKPDCPFYMRFGDCKFASACNYHHPKDKYPAGRPDEPECPFLMKRGYCKLRAQCKFYHPEASNPTMQSPTDAKRSVTTDEHHPSTRITLQDYMLPQQPQYPERPGQPECRYYLQFGKCKYLSACIFHHPKDRLAAHSDQIGPGMPDCPFYMKTGKCQFGSACEFRHPKDIHSSSTTEEAFGERTGSGAYDSLTRSDNGVEQQEESIMYPERPGEPECNHYMRQGYCKFQMNCKYHHPGDRLSKKHEVIRTDHLSKAGTRWLPHECYQRKALS, encoded by the exons atgATCGGCGACGACGACcaccccgccaccccgccgccaccaccgtcCCCGAGCCTGGGGAGGCGGCTGCTCGGCTCCATCCGGGCCCTCTCCTCCGCCATCGCCTTGCccaccactcccgccgccgccgcctcctcctcctcctccccctcgcccAGCCTAGGACTCAGCCTCCTGCTCCACCTCAAGCCagacctccacctccacctccacgaccCACCGCCACCCCCGCCCTCAacccccgcctccgcctccgcctccgcctcccgcctcCACCAGGACCAGGACCAGGACcaggaccaccaccaccaccaccaccaccacgaccaCGTTCCCAGGGCCAAGAGGGCTCTCCACCTTCCTCAACCCCCCACGCCATCGCCATCCCGACCTCCTTCCGCTGCCGCTGCCGTGGAGCACCACCAGGACCAGGACCAGGTCCAGGAGGAGCCCTGCGGTGGCCTGTTGGATGAAgccgccctccacctccacctccacctccacctccaccaggACCAGGACCAGGAGGGCCTCAACCTCCTGGAGCAACACAAGGACGATGCTGCTGCTAAGGATGATcacgaggaggaggtggagcaagGGGATGCAACCATAGATGATGATAATGCTGTCAAACATCATCATCATGAGGTGGTGGAGCAAAGTGTAATACATGATGCCGTTGCTCTTGCTGTTGCTCTTGATGATGATCAGGACAAGAAGCCACTTATTGAGCAATGTACTAGTACCACCTCTTCCTCTTGTCAACAACTAACAACAGCCATGGagaatgatgatgatgctcttgtGCAAGTTCAAGATGCCACCCACCCAAGGGATCAAGACATTGCTGCTGAGGGACAAGAGACACCGGAAGCTCATCAGCTGGGATCAACTGAGAATGCTGATGCTCTTGTGCAAGTTCAAGAGGAAGGTGCCACTGCTGTAGATGACCATGACAAGGCAGTGGACCAATGCATCACTTATGATGACTTGGGAACAACCATGGAGGATGATGTTGCTAAGGATGATCAGGAGGTGGCGGAGCAAGGTGTCATTGACCAAGGGTATGCACCCATGGATGGTGATAATTCTGTCAAACATCACGAGGTGCTGCTGCTAAGTGCCGCGCAAGGAACGCGCCCTACCACTCATGACATTGCTGCTGCCGAGGATCAAGGAAAGAATGTGGAGCAATGCACCACTTATGATGACTTGGGAACAACCATGGAGAATGATGTAGCTAAGGATGACCAGCAGGTGGTGGAGCAAGGTGTCATTGACCAAGGGGATGCAGCCATAGATGATGACAATGATGTCAAACATCACGAGGTGCTGCTGCTAGTTGCCGTGGAAGGAACGCGCGCTACCACAGATCACATTGCTGCTGTCGAGGATCAAGGAAAGAGTGTGGAGCAATGTACCACTTATTATGACCTGGGAACAACCATgaagagtgatgatgatgtggacGATAATGCTACTGTTGAAGAACAAGAGGTGCTGGAGGAGCAAGGTGTTGTCGATTTAACCATGGATGATGATGATTCTGTCCAAGATCACAAGGTGTTGCAGCAAGGTATCATTGACGGAACCGATGACATTGCTGTTGAGAAGCAAGAGAAAGTGCTGGAGCAATGTTCAAGAGCAACCAAGGATGAGTACACTGTCAAAGAAAAGGAGATGGTGGTGGAGCAAGGTGTCATTGACCCAAGGTACATGGATCTTGCCACGGAAGATCAGGTTAAGTTGTCGATCGTAGACGACCAGGGTACAGTGcccatggatgatattgtggtgaaagaCCATGATAAGGCGGTGGCGCAATATGCCAGCGATGCAATAGTAACAATCAAGGATGAGAGTCCTGTGGAGGAACATGATACGGTGGGGAATCAAGGTGTCATCGACAAAAATGGCAGAACCAAGGATGATATTGATGTGGAGGGACATGGCTATCTGAAGGAACAGGTCATCGTCGATAACTGGGGTACATCCAGTGATGCTACTGCTTTGGAAGGTCAGAAGAATGAGGCTGAGCCACGCATCGGTGATGCACAGATAGCAGGCAAGGACATGGATGGTGTTCATGCTGAGGGGAACATGATGGGGCAAAGGACCGGCGATAAACAGGGAGCAACACAGTCTGATTTCACTGTTGATAAGCACAAGGATGTAGTGGAGCGTGTCCGCCATGAGTGGGGTGCACCTGAGGATGATCGTGCTATAGACACGGCAGCTTATCAAGGTACCGGCGATTGGGGTATAGTTAGCGAGGAGAAGGTTAAGCTGCCTGAGGATGATCGTGCTATGGACACGGCAGCTTATCAAGGTACCGGAGATTGGGGTACAGCTAGCAAGGAGAAGTATAAGCTGCCTGCTAGAAGATATCCACAAAAGCCCAGAAAACTTAACTGCCCCTCTTACATGTCAAAAGGGACCTGCACATACGGGCCCTCATGCCACTTCAATCACCCACCG CAGCTTAAATCTAGGTCAGATGAATCATGGCGTCCCTCTGAAAGAAGAAACCATGGCGCTGCAGAAATTCTGGAACTGAACCGCCTTGGCCTTCCCATTCGAGAA GGAGCAAGAAACTGTGACTACTATATGCGAACTGGTGCTTGCAGATATGGCAAAAACTGCCATTTTAACCATCCAGACCATGTCATTGATGCTCAGTTCAATCCACCAACAGGGTGGGAGGATAATGCTTTGCAGCAAATGGAGAAATCTTCTGACCGTACATTAGATGAGACATCACACATGAAGAAATCTTCCGATGATGCGACCTTAGATAACAGATCACACATGAAGAAATCTTCCGATGATGCGACCTTCAATGACAGATCACACTTGAAGAAACCTTCTGATGGTGCGACCTTAGATGACAGATCACACTTGAAGAAACCTTCTGATGGTGCGATCGTAGATGACACATCATACTCAAAGAAGTCTTCTGACCATGACAACTCATGTAGCTCTGGTGTCCTGCCACCAAGCATATTTAGAATGCTTCTACCTCCCCAAAAAGTACTGCCTGGTACGGAAGGAAAGGCGAAAAAG AAGTCAGGCTGGTCATCAGACGATTCCGATGGTTGCTGTTCAGCAGATAGTTCAGATGGACCTTTGTGCAAGCAGGGGGGGCACGTGGATTACCCTGAGAGGCCTGGCAGACCAGAATATCACCACCCAAAACAGTCAAAAGACAAAGAAGAGGTAAACTATCCTGAGAGGCCTGGCAAACCAGATTGCCCCTTCTACATGAGATTTGGTGATTGTAAATTTGCATCAGCATGCAACTATCACCACCCAAAAGACAAATACCCAGCTGGGAGACCTGATGAACCAGAATGCCCATTCCTTATGAAGCGTGGGTACTGTAAACTTAGGGCACAATGTAAGTTTTATCACCCAGAGGCTTCAAATCCTACCATGCAGAGCCCAACAGATGCAAAAAGATCTGTTACCACTGATGAACATCATCCATCTACAAGAATCACATTACAAGACTATATGCTTCCCCAGCAACCGCAGTATCCCGAGAGACCTGGTCAGCCAGAGTGCCGGTACTACTTGCAGTTTGGGAAATGCAAATATCTGTCTGCTTGTATATTTCACCATCCAAAAGATAGACTTGCAGCTCACTCTGATCAGATTGGACCTGGCATGCCAGATTGTCCTTTCTATATGAAAACTGGGAAATGTCAATTTGGATCAGCATGTGAATTTCGTCATCCCAAAGATATACATTCAAGTTCAACTACAGAG GAAGCATTTGGTGAGAGAACTGGCTCGGGGGCGTACGATAGTTTGACAAGGTCAGATAATGGTGTGGAGCAACAAGAAGAGAGCATCATGTATCCTGAGAGGCCCGGTGAACCTGAGTGTAACCACTACATGAGGCAGGGCTACTGTAAGTTCCAGATGAACTGCAAGTACCATCATCCAGGAGACCGGCTGTCTAAGAaaca TGAAGTCATCCGCACCGACCACTTGAGCAAAGCAGGGACACGCTGGTTACCGCACGAATGCTACCAACGGAAAG CATTGTCTTGA
- the LOC123071181 gene encoding uncharacterized protein isoform X2, translating into MIGDDDHPATPPPPPSPSLGRRLLGSIRALSSAIALPTTPAAAASSSSSPSPSLGLSLLLHLKPDLHLHLHDPPPPPPSTPASASASASRLHQDQDQDQDHHHHHHHHDHVPRAKRALHLPQPPTPSPSRPPSAAAAVEHHQDQDQVQEEPCGGLLDEAALHLHLHLHLHQDQDQEGLNLLEQHKDDAAAKDDHEEEVEQGDATIDDDNAVKHHHHEVVEQSVIHDAVALAVALDDDQDKKPLIEQCTSTTSSSCQQLTTAMENDDDALVQVQDATHPRDQDIAAEGQETPEAHQLGSTENADALVQVQEEGATAVDDHDKAVDQCITYDDLGTTMEDDVAKDDQEVAEQGVIDQGYAPMDGDNSVKHHEVLLLSAAQGTRPTTHDIAAAEDQGKNVEQCTTYDDLGTTMENDVAKDDQQVVEQGVIDQGDAAIDDDNDVKHHEVLLLVAVEGTRATTDHIAAVEDQGKSVEQCTTYYDLGTTMKSDDDVDDNATVEEQEVLEEQGVVDLTMDDDDSVQDHKVLQQGIIDGTDDIAVEKQEKVLEQCSRATKDEYTVKEKEMVVEQGVIDPRYMDLATEDQVKLSIVDDQGTVPMDDIVVKDHDKAVAQYASDAIVTIKDESPVEEHDTVGNQGVIDKNGRTKDDIDVEGHGYLKEQVIVDNWGTSSDATALEGQKNEAEPRIGDAQIAGKDMDGVHAEGNMMGQRTGDKQGATQSDFTVDKHKDVVERVRHEWGAPEDDRAIDTAAYQGTGDWGIVSEEKVKLPEDDRAMDTAAYQGTGDWGTASKEKYKLPARRYPQKPRKLNCPSYMSKGTCTYGPSCHFNHPPLKSRSDESWRPSERRNHGAAEILELNRLGLPIREGARNCDYYMRTGACRYGKNCHFNHPDHVIDAQFNPPTGWEDNALQQMEKSSDRTLDETSHMKKSSDDATLDNRSHMKKSSDDATFNDRSHLKKPSDGATLDDRSHLKKPSDGAIVDDTSYSKKSSDHDNSCSSGVLPPSIFRMLLPPQKVLPGTEGKAKKKSGWSSDDSDGCCSADSSDGPLCKQGGHVDYPERPGRPEYHHPKQSKDKEEVNYPERPGKPDCPFYMRFGDCKFASACNYHHPKDKYPAGRPDEPECPFLMKRGYCKLRAQCKFYHPEASNPTMQSPTDAKRSVTTDEHHPSTRITLQDYMLPQQPQYPERPGQPECRYYLQFGKCKYLSACIFHHPKDRLAAHSDQIGPGMPDCPFYMKTGKCQFGSACEFRHPKDIHSSSTTEEAFGERTGSGAYDSLTRSDNGVEQQEESIMYPERPGEPECNHYMRQGYCKFQMNCKYHHPGDRLSKKQYVCIEVIRTDHLSKAGTRWLPHECYQRKALS; encoded by the exons atgATCGGCGACGACGACcaccccgccaccccgccgccaccaccgtcCCCGAGCCTGGGGAGGCGGCTGCTCGGCTCCATCCGGGCCCTCTCCTCCGCCATCGCCTTGCccaccactcccgccgccgccgcctcctcctcctcctccccctcgcccAGCCTAGGACTCAGCCTCCTGCTCCACCTCAAGCCagacctccacctccacctccacgaccCACCGCCACCCCCGCCCTCAacccccgcctccgcctccgcctccgcctcccgcctcCACCAGGACCAGGACCAGGACcaggaccaccaccaccaccaccaccaccacgaccaCGTTCCCAGGGCCAAGAGGGCTCTCCACCTTCCTCAACCCCCCACGCCATCGCCATCCCGACCTCCTTCCGCTGCCGCTGCCGTGGAGCACCACCAGGACCAGGACCAGGTCCAGGAGGAGCCCTGCGGTGGCCTGTTGGATGAAgccgccctccacctccacctccacctccacctccaccaggACCAGGACCAGGAGGGCCTCAACCTCCTGGAGCAACACAAGGACGATGCTGCTGCTAAGGATGATcacgaggaggaggtggagcaagGGGATGCAACCATAGATGATGATAATGCTGTCAAACATCATCATCATGAGGTGGTGGAGCAAAGTGTAATACATGATGCCGTTGCTCTTGCTGTTGCTCTTGATGATGATCAGGACAAGAAGCCACTTATTGAGCAATGTACTAGTACCACCTCTTCCTCTTGTCAACAACTAACAACAGCCATGGagaatgatgatgatgctcttgtGCAAGTTCAAGATGCCACCCACCCAAGGGATCAAGACATTGCTGCTGAGGGACAAGAGACACCGGAAGCTCATCAGCTGGGATCAACTGAGAATGCTGATGCTCTTGTGCAAGTTCAAGAGGAAGGTGCCACTGCTGTAGATGACCATGACAAGGCAGTGGACCAATGCATCACTTATGATGACTTGGGAACAACCATGGAGGATGATGTTGCTAAGGATGATCAGGAGGTGGCGGAGCAAGGTGTCATTGACCAAGGGTATGCACCCATGGATGGTGATAATTCTGTCAAACATCACGAGGTGCTGCTGCTAAGTGCCGCGCAAGGAACGCGCCCTACCACTCATGACATTGCTGCTGCCGAGGATCAAGGAAAGAATGTGGAGCAATGCACCACTTATGATGACTTGGGAACAACCATGGAGAATGATGTAGCTAAGGATGACCAGCAGGTGGTGGAGCAAGGTGTCATTGACCAAGGGGATGCAGCCATAGATGATGACAATGATGTCAAACATCACGAGGTGCTGCTGCTAGTTGCCGTGGAAGGAACGCGCGCTACCACAGATCACATTGCTGCTGTCGAGGATCAAGGAAAGAGTGTGGAGCAATGTACCACTTATTATGACCTGGGAACAACCATgaagagtgatgatgatgtggacGATAATGCTACTGTTGAAGAACAAGAGGTGCTGGAGGAGCAAGGTGTTGTCGATTTAACCATGGATGATGATGATTCTGTCCAAGATCACAAGGTGTTGCAGCAAGGTATCATTGACGGAACCGATGACATTGCTGTTGAGAAGCAAGAGAAAGTGCTGGAGCAATGTTCAAGAGCAACCAAGGATGAGTACACTGTCAAAGAAAAGGAGATGGTGGTGGAGCAAGGTGTCATTGACCCAAGGTACATGGATCTTGCCACGGAAGATCAGGTTAAGTTGTCGATCGTAGACGACCAGGGTACAGTGcccatggatgatattgtggtgaaagaCCATGATAAGGCGGTGGCGCAATATGCCAGCGATGCAATAGTAACAATCAAGGATGAGAGTCCTGTGGAGGAACATGATACGGTGGGGAATCAAGGTGTCATCGACAAAAATGGCAGAACCAAGGATGATATTGATGTGGAGGGACATGGCTATCTGAAGGAACAGGTCATCGTCGATAACTGGGGTACATCCAGTGATGCTACTGCTTTGGAAGGTCAGAAGAATGAGGCTGAGCCACGCATCGGTGATGCACAGATAGCAGGCAAGGACATGGATGGTGTTCATGCTGAGGGGAACATGATGGGGCAAAGGACCGGCGATAAACAGGGAGCAACACAGTCTGATTTCACTGTTGATAAGCACAAGGATGTAGTGGAGCGTGTCCGCCATGAGTGGGGTGCACCTGAGGATGATCGTGCTATAGACACGGCAGCTTATCAAGGTACCGGCGATTGGGGTATAGTTAGCGAGGAGAAGGTTAAGCTGCCTGAGGATGATCGTGCTATGGACACGGCAGCTTATCAAGGTACCGGAGATTGGGGTACAGCTAGCAAGGAGAAGTATAAGCTGCCTGCTAGAAGATATCCACAAAAGCCCAGAAAACTTAACTGCCCCTCTTACATGTCAAAAGGGACCTGCACATACGGGCCCTCATGCCACTTCAATCACCCACCG CTTAAATCTAGGTCAGATGAATCATGGCGTCCCTCTGAAAGAAGAAACCATGGCGCTGCAGAAATTCTGGAACTGAACCGCCTTGGCCTTCCCATTCGAGAA GGAGCAAGAAACTGTGACTACTATATGCGAACTGGTGCTTGCAGATATGGCAAAAACTGCCATTTTAACCATCCAGACCATGTCATTGATGCTCAGTTCAATCCACCAACAGGGTGGGAGGATAATGCTTTGCAGCAAATGGAGAAATCTTCTGACCGTACATTAGATGAGACATCACACATGAAGAAATCTTCCGATGATGCGACCTTAGATAACAGATCACACATGAAGAAATCTTCCGATGATGCGACCTTCAATGACAGATCACACTTGAAGAAACCTTCTGATGGTGCGACCTTAGATGACAGATCACACTTGAAGAAACCTTCTGATGGTGCGATCGTAGATGACACATCATACTCAAAGAAGTCTTCTGACCATGACAACTCATGTAGCTCTGGTGTCCTGCCACCAAGCATATTTAGAATGCTTCTACCTCCCCAAAAAGTACTGCCTGGTACGGAAGGAAAGGCGAAAAAG AAGTCAGGCTGGTCATCAGACGATTCCGATGGTTGCTGTTCAGCAGATAGTTCAGATGGACCTTTGTGCAAGCAGGGGGGGCACGTGGATTACCCTGAGAGGCCTGGCAGACCAGAATATCACCACCCAAAACAGTCAAAAGACAAAGAAGAGGTAAACTATCCTGAGAGGCCTGGCAAACCAGATTGCCCCTTCTACATGAGATTTGGTGATTGTAAATTTGCATCAGCATGCAACTATCACCACCCAAAAGACAAATACCCAGCTGGGAGACCTGATGAACCAGAATGCCCATTCCTTATGAAGCGTGGGTACTGTAAACTTAGGGCACAATGTAAGTTTTATCACCCAGAGGCTTCAAATCCTACCATGCAGAGCCCAACAGATGCAAAAAGATCTGTTACCACTGATGAACATCATCCATCTACAAGAATCACATTACAAGACTATATGCTTCCCCAGCAACCGCAGTATCCCGAGAGACCTGGTCAGCCAGAGTGCCGGTACTACTTGCAGTTTGGGAAATGCAAATATCTGTCTGCTTGTATATTTCACCATCCAAAAGATAGACTTGCAGCTCACTCTGATCAGATTGGACCTGGCATGCCAGATTGTCCTTTCTATATGAAAACTGGGAAATGTCAATTTGGATCAGCATGTGAATTTCGTCATCCCAAAGATATACATTCAAGTTCAACTACAGAG GAAGCATTTGGTGAGAGAACTGGCTCGGGGGCGTACGATAGTTTGACAAGGTCAGATAATGGTGTGGAGCAACAAGAAGAGAGCATCATGTATCCTGAGAGGCCCGGTGAACCTGAGTGTAACCACTACATGAGGCAGGGCTACTGTAAGTTCCAGATGAACTGCAAGTACCATCATCCAGGAGACCGGCTGTCTAAGAaacagtatgtatgtat TGAAGTCATCCGCACCGACCACTTGAGCAAAGCAGGGACACGCTGGTTACCGCACGAATGCTACCAACGGAAAG CATTGTCTTGA